In a single window of the Leisingera daeponensis DSM 23529 genome:
- a CDS encoding NnrS family protein — MAARTEYTGPVLFSFGFRPFFLGACLFALLAVPAWLLIWRGDLGYSGPFLATDWHIHEMIFGYGAAVVAGFLFTAVPNWTGRMPARGWPLALLSGLWLLGRLAMAGLLGLPALGVLVVDCAFLAAVIAMIAREIIAGENWRNLKVLVPVTLLGLANLCFHLEAMTEGAADLSRRLGIAVLIFLIMLIGGRIIPSFTRNWLAKQGAAKMPAPFGKFDAVTLVFGAAALVAWTAAPWAAASGALLLAAGLLHLLRLARWRSLATLPDPLLLMLHLAYALVPAGLIAAGGVPFGLLQPAAAAHILGIGAIGGMTLAVMMRATMGHSGRPLVAGPALTLAFMLLLGAAALRLAGSAELAAGWDGITVSAVVWTAGFALMVLKTAPWLITRRIGPKKVSGKP; from the coding sequence ATGGCTGCGCGAACCGAATATACCGGACCTGTTCTTTTCTCCTTCGGCTTCAGGCCGTTCTTTCTGGGTGCTTGCCTGTTTGCCCTGCTGGCGGTGCCTGCCTGGCTGCTGATCTGGCGCGGCGACCTGGGGTATAGCGGGCCTTTCCTGGCAACAGACTGGCACATTCACGAGATGATCTTTGGCTACGGTGCCGCCGTGGTTGCGGGCTTTTTGTTCACTGCGGTGCCGAACTGGACCGGGCGGATGCCTGCCCGCGGCTGGCCGCTGGCGCTGCTTTCCGGACTGTGGCTGCTGGGGCGGCTGGCGATGGCCGGCTTGCTGGGGCTTCCCGCGTTGGGCGTATTGGTTGTCGACTGCGCCTTTCTGGCCGCCGTCATCGCCATGATCGCGCGCGAGATCATTGCCGGTGAAAACTGGCGCAACCTCAAGGTTCTGGTGCCGGTCACCCTGCTGGGCCTTGCCAACCTTTGCTTCCACCTTGAGGCGATGACCGAAGGCGCGGCGGATCTCTCGCGCCGCCTGGGCATTGCGGTTCTGATCTTTCTGATCATGCTGATCGGCGGGCGGATCATTCCCAGCTTCACCCGCAACTGGCTGGCGAAACAGGGGGCTGCGAAAATGCCCGCGCCCTTTGGCAAGTTCGATGCGGTGACGCTGGTCTTTGGCGCGGCGGCGCTGGTGGCCTGGACCGCAGCGCCCTGGGCCGCCGCCAGCGGTGCGCTCCTGCTGGCCGCGGGCCTGCTGCACCTGCTGCGCCTGGCGCGCTGGCGCAGCCTTGCGACCCTGCCGGATCCGCTGCTGCTGATGCTGCACCTGGCTTATGCGCTGGTGCCCGCGGGGCTGATCGCGGCGGGCGGCGTGCCCTTCGGCCTGCTGCAGCCCGCGGCGGCGGCGCATATCCTGGGCATCGGCGCAATCGGCGGCATGACCCTTGCGGTAATGATGCGCGCCACCATGGGTCACAGCGGCCGCCCGCTGGTTGCTGGCCCGGCCCTTACGCTTGCGTTCATGCTGCTGCTGGGTGCTGCCGCCCTGCGCCTTGCGGGCAGTGCAGAGCTTGCCGCGGGCTGGGACGGGATCACGGTTTCCGCCGTGGTGTGGACCGCAGGATTTGCTTTGATGGTGCTGAAGACCGCCCCCTGGCTGATCACGCGGCGCATCGGCCCCAAGAAAGTGTCCGGCAAGCCATGA
- a CDS encoding cytochrome-c peroxidase yields MQWKAAAAVVPLLFWAVQSLAQPAGLDAFRRPDTVPFPDNAPYDRGIATLGKMLFFDPRLSGAQNISCSSCHNPSFGWETPVPKAIGAGDNPVHRHAPTILNAAWITPLFWDGRAASLEEQAVGPITAPNEMNASFEDITARLTAVTEYKAWFERLFPGQGIRKETILTALATYQRTIVSGVAGFDRWVSGDDTAVPEAAKRGFALFTGRANCVSCHSGWMFTDNKMHDIGLPASDLGSGGVSPQTPAGYFRFKTPGLRNIALRAPYMHDGSLPSLPAVLRHYADGGAAGVERQTDIAGFAASEGDIADLIAFLETLTDNETNVPTPILPAN; encoded by the coding sequence ATGCAGTGGAAAGCTGCCGCCGCCGTGGTGCCGCTGCTGTTTTGGGCCGTCCAGAGCCTGGCGCAACCCGCCGGGCTCGATGCGTTCCGGCGTCCGGATACCGTGCCGTTTCCGGACAACGCGCCTTATGACCGCGGAATTGCCACCCTGGGCAAGATGCTGTTCTTCGACCCGCGCCTGTCCGGGGCGCAGAACATCAGCTGCTCCAGCTGCCACAACCCCTCTTTCGGCTGGGAAACTCCGGTACCCAAGGCGATCGGCGCCGGCGACAACCCCGTGCACCGCCATGCGCCGACGATCCTGAATGCTGCTTGGATCACGCCGCTGTTTTGGGACGGGCGCGCGGCCAGCCTTGAGGAACAGGCAGTGGGGCCGATCACCGCCCCAAATGAGATGAACGCAAGTTTTGAGGACATTACCGCCCGCCTGACGGCTGTGACCGAATACAAGGCCTGGTTCGAGCGGCTGTTTCCCGGCCAGGGCATCCGCAAGGAAACCATCCTCACCGCCCTCGCCACCTACCAGCGCACCATTGTCAGCGGGGTTGCCGGTTTCGACCGCTGGGTCAGCGGGGATGACACTGCGGTGCCGGAGGCCGCCAAGCGCGGCTTTGCGCTGTTCACCGGGCGGGCAAATTGCGTGTCCTGCCATTCCGGCTGGATGTTCACCGACAACAAAATGCACGACATCGGCCTGCCCGCCTCGGACCTGGGCAGCGGCGGCGTGTCACCGCAAACCCCCGCCGGGTACTTCCGCTTCAAGACCCCGGGCCTGCGGAACATCGCCTTGCGGGCGCCCTATATGCACGACGGCTCGCTGCCATCGCTGCCTGCGGTCCTCCGCCATTACGCCGATGGCGGCGCGGCGGGCGTTGAGCGGCAAACGGACATCGCGGGGTTTGCCGCCAGCGAGGGCGACATCGCAGACCTCATCGCCTTTCTTGAGACACTAACGGACAATGAAACCAATGTGCCCACCCCGATCCTGCCGGCCAATTGA